In a genomic window of Allomeiothermus silvanus DSM 9946:
- a CDS encoding metal ABC transporter solute-binding protein, Zn/Mn family: MGRGGGGMKALHLWALALVLLLSACQVQDFALRPIDGDRPVRAVATANFVTDLVQQIGGERVQVTGLMGPGVDPHLYKASAGDVRKLTQADVVFYSGLFLEGKMVELFEKMPKAIAITDAIPHELLIAPEGGFEGTYTYDPHVWFDVSLWAHTAEAVRDGLSKVDPAGAGYYAERTRQYQARLQELDAWVKQEIGRIPPAQRVMVTAHDAFGYFGRRYGLEVRGLQGVSTVAETGTRDVQELAAFLAERGIRAIFVESSVPRRSVEAVVAAVRARGKELRIGGELFSDAAGDPGTPEGTYVGMVEHNVRTIVSALLGGEHP, translated from the coding sequence GTGGGTCGCGGAGGTGGGGGGATGAAGGCGCTGCACCTCTGGGCGCTGGCCCTCGTCCTGCTGCTGAGCGCCTGCCAGGTCCAGGACTTCGCCCTGCGGCCCATCGACGGCGACCGCCCGGTGCGGGCCGTGGCCACCGCCAACTTCGTCACCGACCTCGTGCAGCAGATCGGCGGGGAGCGGGTGCAGGTCACGGGCCTGATGGGCCCTGGCGTGGACCCCCACCTCTACAAGGCCTCGGCCGGGGACGTGCGCAAGCTCACCCAGGCCGACGTGGTGTTCTACAGCGGGCTGTTCCTCGAGGGCAAGATGGTCGAGCTCTTCGAGAAGATGCCCAAGGCCATCGCCATCACCGACGCCATCCCCCACGAGCTGCTCATCGCGCCGGAAGGCGGCTTCGAGGGCACCTACACCTACGACCCCCACGTCTGGTTCGACGTGAGCCTGTGGGCCCACACCGCCGAGGCCGTGCGGGACGGGCTCTCCAAGGTGGACCCGGCAGGCGCCGGCTACTACGCCGAACGCACCCGGCAGTACCAGGCCCGGCTGCAAGAGCTCGACGCCTGGGTCAAGCAGGAGATCGGGCGCATCCCCCCCGCGCAGCGGGTGATGGTGACCGCGCACGACGCCTTCGGCTACTTCGGGCGGCGCTACGGGCTCGAGGTGCGCGGCCTGCAGGGCGTCTCGACCGTGGCCGAGACCGGCACCCGCGACGTGCAGGAGCTCGCGGCCTTCCTGGCCGAGCGCGGCATCCGGGCCATCTTCGTCGAGTCGAGCGTGCCCCGGCGCTCGGTGGAGGCCGTGGTGGCGGCGGTGCGGGCCCGGGGCAAGGAGCTGCGCATCGGCGGCGAGCTCTTCTCCGACGCGGCCGGCGACCCCGGCACCCCCGAAGGCACCTACGTCGGCATGGTCGAACACAACGTCAGAACCATCGTTTCGGCTCTGCTCGGAGGCGAACACCCATGA
- a CDS encoding iron chelate uptake ABC transporter family permease subunit, with product MDLLAGIFTDYTLRNVALGAALLGLVGGVLGSFATLRRQSLLGDVLAHAALPGICLAFLLTGTKAPLILLLGAGLAGWLASLLMLAILRSTRLPEDSTLGVILSGFFGFGIGLLTFIQHSGDSDQAGLDKFIFGQAATVVGEDVLTMAVLGGVALLLVGLLYKEFKLLTFDPAFASSLGLPVRGLGTLLTSLTVIAVMIGLQTVGVVLMAAMLIAPAAAARQWTNRLSTMVWLSAAFGVLSGVLGAVISATRENLPTGPLVVLTASLITLFSLLLAPERGLVWDWRRTRNNRRRIRLERLLLDAHVLYNHAELTPESLAQRRRTAPARAKEELEELAARGWVTGRGERWELTEQGHAEAHRLEQAMRVLPKALNPRAEGGAGGAA from the coding sequence GTGGACCTCCTCGCCGGCATCTTCACCGACTACACCCTGCGCAACGTAGCGCTGGGCGCGGCACTGCTGGGCCTGGTGGGCGGGGTGCTGGGCAGCTTCGCCACGTTGCGCCGCCAGAGCCTGCTGGGCGACGTGCTGGCCCACGCCGCGCTCCCCGGCATCTGCTTGGCCTTCCTCCTCACCGGGACCAAGGCCCCGCTGATCCTGCTGCTGGGCGCGGGCCTGGCGGGCTGGCTGGCCTCACTGTTGATGCTCGCCATCCTGCGCAGCACCCGCCTGCCCGAGGACAGCACCCTGGGCGTGATCCTCAGCGGCTTCTTCGGCTTCGGCATCGGCCTCCTGACCTTCATCCAGCACAGCGGCGACAGCGACCAGGCCGGTCTCGACAAGTTCATCTTCGGGCAGGCCGCCACCGTCGTGGGCGAGGACGTGCTGACCATGGCCGTTTTGGGCGGCGTCGCGCTCTTGCTGGTGGGCCTGCTGTACAAGGAGTTCAAGCTGCTCACCTTCGACCCCGCCTTCGCCTCGAGCCTGGGCCTCCCCGTGCGCGGCCTGGGCACGCTGCTGACCTCGCTGACGGTGATCGCGGTGATGATCGGGCTGCAGACCGTGGGCGTGGTGCTGATGGCCGCCATGCTCATCGCCCCGGCCGCCGCCGCGCGGCAGTGGACCAACCGCCTGAGCACCATGGTCTGGCTCTCCGCGGCCTTCGGCGTCCTGTCGGGCGTGCTGGGCGCGGTGATCTCGGCCACGCGCGAGAACCTGCCCACCGGCCCGCTGGTCGTGCTCACCGCCAGCCTCATCACCCTCTTCTCGCTGCTGCTGGCCCCCGAGCGCGGGCTGGTGTGGGACTGGCGGCGCACCCGCAACAACCGCCGCCGCATCCGCCTCGAGCGCCTGCTGCTCGACGCCCACGTGCTCTACAACCACGCCGAGCTCACCCCCGAGAGCCTGGCCCAGCGCCGCCGCACCGCCCCGGCCAGGGCCAAGGAGGAGCTCGAGGAGCTCGCCGCCCGGGGCTGGGTGACCGGGCGCGGGGAGCGCTGGGAGCTCACCGAGCAGGGCCACGCCGAGG
- the mntR gene encoding manganese-dependent transcriptional regulator MntR → MNTSLSRRVLSEAQEDYLKQILLLGSAPEGSSLEHTTAVSTQELADRMEVKPASVTGMLKKLAELALVEYEAYKGVRLTEAGYKVALEVLRHHRLLETYLHQALGYGWEEVHAEAERLEHHISEAFEKRIAEWLGHPSHDPHGDPIPTAELHLPEGVPTRRLAALEAGERGLVARVGSQDQDALNLFAHLGLRPGAQVEVLEHVPEGVRVRAAGERYLLPVALTQIVWVAEVGG, encoded by the coding sequence GTGAACACGTCGCTGTCCCGCCGCGTGCTGAGCGAGGCGCAGGAGGACTACCTCAAGCAGATCCTGTTGCTGGGCAGCGCGCCGGAGGGCTCGAGCCTCGAGCACACCACCGCTGTCTCGACGCAGGAGCTCGCCGACCGCATGGAGGTCAAGCCCGCGTCGGTGACAGGGATGCTCAAGAAGCTGGCCGAGCTCGCGCTGGTGGAGTACGAAGCCTACAAGGGCGTGCGGCTCACGGAGGCGGGATACAAGGTGGCGCTGGAGGTGCTGCGCCACCACCGCCTTCTGGAGACCTACCTGCACCAGGCGCTGGGCTACGGCTGGGAGGAGGTGCACGCCGAGGCCGAGCGCCTGGAGCACCACATCTCCGAGGCCTTCGAGAAGCGCATCGCCGAGTGGCTGGGGCACCCCTCCCACGATCCCCACGGCGACCCCATCCCCACCGCCGAGCTCCACCTGCCCGAGGGCGTGCCCACGCGCCGGCTGGCGGCGCTCGAGGCCGGCGAGCGGGGTCTCGTGGCGCGGGTCGGCAGCCAGGACCAGGACGCGCTCAACCTCTTCGCGCACCTGGGGCTGCGGCCCGGGGCCCAGGTGGAGGTGCTCGAGCACGTGCCCGAGGGGGTGCGGGTGCGGGCGGCGGGGGAACGCTACCTGCTGCCCGTGGCCCTGACCCAGATCGTGTGGGTCGCGGAGGTGGGGGGATGA
- a CDS encoding metal ABC transporter ATP-binding protein: MIKSSINEQASALPRRAAPLEVRDLTVAYHEKPVLWDVDLSIPEGQLCAIVGPNGAGKSTLIKAVLGLIPKASGTVQFFGQPLEAARRRIGYVPQRSSVDWDFPTNALDVVLMGLYGRLGWFRRPGKAEREAAMHALEQVGLTAFAHRQIAQLSGGQQQRVFLARALAQASDLYFMDEPFAGVDAVTEAAILQVMRELKKQGKTVVVVHHDLETVRDYFDHLTLLNVQVIASGPLEQTFTPENLKATYGERMSVGVGR, from the coding sequence ATGATCAAGTCCAGCATCAACGAACAAGCTTCGGCCCTTCCCCGGCGGGCGGCGCCCCTCGAGGTGCGCGACCTCACCGTGGCCTACCACGAGAAGCCCGTGCTGTGGGACGTGGATCTCTCCATCCCCGAAGGCCAGCTCTGCGCCATCGTCGGGCCCAACGGCGCGGGCAAGAGCACCCTGATCAAGGCCGTGCTGGGGCTCATCCCCAAGGCCTCGGGCACCGTGCAGTTCTTTGGGCAGCCGCTCGAGGCCGCCCGGCGCCGCATCGGCTACGTGCCCCAGCGCTCCTCCGTGGACTGGGACTTCCCCACCAACGCCCTGGACGTGGTGCTGATGGGGCTCTACGGGCGGCTGGGCTGGTTCCGCCGGCCCGGCAAGGCCGAGCGCGAGGCCGCTATGCACGCGCTCGAGCAGGTCGGGCTCACCGCCTTCGCCCACCGCCAGATCGCCCAGCTCTCGGGCGGCCAGCAGCAGCGGGTCTTCCTGGCCCGCGCCCTGGCCCAGGCCTCCGACCTCTACTTCATGGACGAGCCCTTCGCCGGGGTGGACGCGGTCACCGAGGCCGCCATCCTGCAGGTGATGCGCGAGCTGAAGAAGCAGGGCAAGACCGTGGTGGTGGTGCACCATGACCTCGAGACGGTGCGCGACTACTTCGACCACCTCACCCTGCTCAACGTGCAGGTCATCGCCAGCGGGCCGCTCGAGCAGACCTTCACGCCCGAGAACCTCAAGGCCACCTACGGCGAGCGCATGAGCGTGGGCGTAGGGAGGTGA